In Kaistella faecalis, a genomic segment contains:
- a CDS encoding DUF47 domain-containing protein — protein sequence MGIGNIFKAFQPKDKVFFVLFEKVAATLTEMSKEFHEGLMDFDINDDTMLTNMSDYEHKLDDLTHEIFVQLGENFITPFDREDIQHLASGLDDIADFMYASAKYIYLYKTPLDPAYTEFSLLIYKSCVEIQSAMANLKDFKNGKAVKESCIKINSYENIADDVLSQATVKLFETNDAINIIKIKSVLEYLETVTDKAEDVANTMDSIVIKYA from the coding sequence ATGGGAATCGGCAATATTTTTAAAGCGTTCCAACCAAAAGACAAAGTGTTTTTTGTACTGTTTGAAAAAGTAGCAGCAACGTTAACTGAAATGTCTAAGGAATTTCACGAAGGGTTGATGGATTTTGACATCAATGATGATACAATGCTTACCAATATGAGCGATTATGAGCACAAGCTCGATGATCTTACCCATGAAATCTTTGTTCAGCTAGGTGAAAACTTTATCACCCCTTTCGACAGGGAAGATATCCAGCATTTGGCAAGCGGACTTGATGATATTGCTGATTTCATGTATGCTTCCGCAAAATATATTTACCTCTATAAAACTCCGCTTGATCCGGCTTATACAGAATTCAGTCTTCTGATTTACAAATCCTGCGTTGAAATCCAGAGCGCAATGGCAAATCTGAAGGATTTCAAAAACGGCAAAGCAGTAAAGGAATCATGTATTAAGATCAACTCTTACGAAAATATTGCAGATGATGTTTTAAGTCAGGCTACCGTAAAACTTTTTGAAACTAACGATGCGATTAACATCATTAAAATCAAATCTGTTTTGGAATATCTGGAAACGGTTACCGATAAAGCGGAAGATGTGGCCAACACGATGGACAGTATCGTAATTAAATATGCTTAA